The Vibrio astriarenae genome contains a region encoding:
- the sppA gene encoding signal peptide peptidase SppA has translation MKTLFKFIGMIFKGIWKGITFIRLALANLLFLLFIGIFVFTYKQTEKATALPEVKKESALIVNISGPIVEERSYINPMDSLTGSLLGSEMPRENVLFDIVETIRHAKDDPQITGIVLALNEMPETNLTKLRYIAKALTEFRASGKPVYSAGGMYNQSQYYLASYADKVFLSPDGGVLLKGYSAYNLYYKELLEKLDVNTHVFRVGTYKSAIEPFTRDDMSDEAKESASRWLSQMWGAYVDDVSANRDITPEALNPSMEEFLALMKEVNGDLAALALKIGLVDELATRQEIRAQMADVFGAKGKDSYNAIGFYEYQNTFISDNSSAKDDIAVVVVSGAIMDGRQQRNTVGGDTTAALLRQARNDDSVKAVVLRVDSPGGSAFASEVIRHEVVALREAGKPVVVSMSSLAASGGYWVSMSADKILAQPTTLTGSIGVFSVITTFEKGLDNIGVKTDGIGTSPFSGVGVTTGLSAGASEAIQLGVEHAYNRFTGLVAEGRNIDVAKMESIAEGRVWTGQDAMDLGLVDAMGDFDDAMATAALLADIEEYNVYWVQEPLSPLQQFVQEMFNQVSIAAFEHFEISLPAAITPMAKQIAQDSNLLNSFNDPKGHYALCLNCNLL, from the coding sequence ATGAAAACTCTGTTCAAGTTTATCGGCATGATATTCAAAGGTATTTGGAAAGGTATTACCTTTATTCGGTTGGCGCTCGCCAATCTACTTTTCCTGCTATTTATCGGTATTTTCGTCTTTACCTACAAGCAGACGGAGAAAGCCACCGCGCTGCCAGAAGTCAAGAAAGAGTCAGCACTGATTGTTAACATTTCTGGCCCAATCGTTGAAGAGCGCTCTTACATCAACCCAATGGACTCCCTAACGGGCTCTTTGCTCGGTAGTGAGATGCCAAGAGAGAACGTATTGTTCGACATCGTGGAAACTATCCGCCACGCAAAAGATGACCCGCAAATCACCGGCATTGTTTTGGCTCTCAACGAGATGCCGGAGACTAATCTGACTAAACTTCGCTACATTGCCAAAGCATTAACCGAGTTTCGCGCATCGGGTAAACCTGTGTATTCGGCCGGAGGTATGTACAACCAAAGTCAGTACTACTTAGCAAGTTATGCCGACAAAGTCTTCTTGTCGCCAGACGGTGGTGTGTTATTAAAAGGCTACAGCGCTTACAACCTCTACTACAAAGAGCTATTAGAGAAGCTGGATGTCAACACTCACGTTTTCCGCGTTGGCACCTATAAATCTGCGATTGAGCCGTTTACGCGTGACGACATGTCAGATGAAGCGAAAGAATCTGCATCTCGCTGGTTGAGCCAAATGTGGGGGGCGTACGTTGATGATGTGTCTGCCAATCGTGATATCACGCCAGAGGCACTCAACCCATCAATGGAAGAGTTCCTCGCGCTCATGAAAGAGGTTAACGGTGATCTTGCCGCACTCGCGTTAAAAATCGGTTTGGTGGATGAGCTCGCAACTCGTCAAGAGATCCGTGCTCAAATGGCAGATGTGTTTGGAGCAAAAGGCAAAGATAGCTACAACGCGATTGGCTTTTATGAGTATCAAAACACCTTTATTAGTGATAACTCAAGCGCAAAAGACGACATTGCAGTAGTGGTTGTGAGCGGTGCGATTATGGATGGTCGTCAGCAGCGCAACACTGTTGGCGGCGATACTACGGCTGCTCTTTTGCGCCAAGCACGAAATGACGACTCAGTGAAGGCGGTTGTCTTACGTGTCGATAGCCCTGGGGGTAGCGCTTTTGCTTCCGAGGTGATTCGCCATGAGGTTGTTGCTCTGCGCGAAGCAGGAAAACCTGTTGTTGTATCCATGTCTAGTCTAGCCGCATCCGGTGGTTACTGGGTATCCATGAGCGCAGATAAAATCCTCGCTCAACCAACAACACTCACTGGTTCAATTGGTGTCTTTAGCGTCATCACGACCTTCGAGAAAGGGCTCGATAACATTGGCGTCAAAACTGACGGTATCGGTACTTCCCCATTCTCGGGTGTGGGCGTGACAACCGGCTTGTCTGCTGGAGCATCAGAAGCTATCCAACTTGGTGTTGAGCACGCTTACAACCGCTTCACCGGCTTAGTTGCCGAAGGACGGAATATTGATGTAGCGAAAATGGAGAGCATCGCGGAAGGTCGAGTATGGACGGGACAAGACGCGATGGATCTCGGGCTGGTCGATGCCATGGGTGACTTTGACGATGCTATGGCTACCGCAGCACTACTCGCTGACATTGAAGAGTACAACGTGTACTGGGTACAAGAGCCTCTATCGCCACTGCAACAATTTGTTCAAGAGATGTTCAACCAAGTGTCCATTGCAGCATTCGAGCACTTTGAGATCTCGCTACCCGCAGCCATCACACCCATGGCTAAGCAAATTGCGCAAGATAGTAACCTATTGAATAGTTTTAATGACCCCAAGGGTCACTATGCCTTGTGCTTAAATTGTAATCTGCTCTGA
- a CDS encoding NADPH-dependent 2,4-dienoyl-CoA reductase, translated as MYPNLLQPLDLGFTQLRNRVLMGSMHTGLEEHKEGLQKLAAFYEERAKGGVGLIVTGGFSPNLRGRLHPLSAEFSKPKHAQAHKVVTEAVHRHGGKIALQILHAGRYAMHPFAQSASSIKAPIARFAPSEMSSRQIRNTIEAFSNSASLAQLAGYDGVEIMGSEGYLINQFLCKRTNMRYDEWGGSYKKRMRFPLEVVKSMRKAVGKEFIIIFRLSMLDLVEQGSTFEDVVELAKELEVAGVTIINTGIGWHEARIPTIATQVPRGAFTWVTEKVKPHVSIPVVTCNRINTPEEAEKILASGQADMVSMARPFLADPYFVQKTEQERSHLINTCIGCNQACLDNVFKGKAASCLVNPLACREAELKVEPTQQQKTVAVVGAGPAGLACATTLAQRGHRVDLIERNDRIGGQFRLAMQIPGKEEFRETIRYFANRIEETGVNLLLDTEADLAQLKEYDEVVLATGVEPRKVSIDGLEGSEKVLDYQTLIRDKTPVGDKVAIIGAGGIGVDVASMLTEPQGHNLDDWLHDWGIDKEMEQPGGLYPFPDSVAEKTVWLLQRKKGRVGKGPGKTTGWIHKRTLEKRGVNLVGGVSYNKVDGEGLHITLNGKQQLLDADKIIVCAGQESVRPFENQWDQLGDKLHVIGGADYAGELDAVRAIKQGVELAIKL; from the coding sequence ATGTACCCGAATCTACTCCAACCCTTAGACCTTGGTTTTACACAGTTACGTAACAGAGTGCTGATGGGCTCAATGCACACAGGACTTGAAGAGCACAAGGAGGGCTTACAAAAGCTTGCGGCGTTTTATGAAGAACGAGCCAAAGGCGGTGTTGGATTGATTGTTACTGGCGGCTTCTCTCCAAACTTGCGTGGCCGATTACATCCTCTAAGTGCGGAGTTTAGTAAGCCCAAACATGCCCAGGCGCATAAAGTAGTCACAGAAGCGGTGCACCGTCATGGTGGAAAGATTGCATTGCAAATTCTGCATGCGGGTCGCTATGCCATGCATCCATTCGCGCAAAGTGCATCCTCGATAAAAGCCCCTATTGCTCGCTTTGCTCCGAGTGAAATGAGCTCACGTCAAATCAGAAATACGATTGAAGCCTTCTCGAATAGTGCTTCTCTTGCCCAACTTGCCGGTTACGATGGTGTCGAAATTATGGGCTCAGAAGGCTATCTCATTAACCAGTTTCTCTGTAAGAGAACCAACATGCGTTACGACGAGTGGGGTGGCAGTTACAAGAAGCGAATGCGTTTTCCATTAGAAGTTGTTAAATCGATGCGCAAAGCGGTGGGCAAAGAGTTCATTATTATTTTCCGTCTCTCAATGCTTGATTTGGTGGAGCAAGGCAGCACATTCGAGGATGTGGTCGAGTTGGCCAAAGAGTTAGAAGTGGCAGGTGTGACCATCATCAATACCGGTATTGGTTGGCATGAAGCACGTATTCCGACGATTGCCACGCAAGTACCGCGCGGGGCGTTCACTTGGGTAACAGAGAAGGTGAAACCTCATGTCTCTATTCCAGTCGTGACCTGCAACCGAATTAATACACCCGAAGAAGCAGAGAAAATCTTGGCTTCAGGTCAGGCTGATATGGTGTCGATGGCAAGACCATTCCTGGCGGATCCATATTTTGTTCAGAAAACGGAACAGGAGCGAAGCCACCTAATCAACACTTGTATCGGCTGTAACCAAGCTTGTTTAGATAACGTATTTAAGGGCAAAGCGGCGAGTTGTTTGGTCAATCCGCTAGCTTGTCGTGAAGCAGAACTCAAAGTTGAGCCGACACAGCAGCAAAAGACCGTTGCTGTTGTTGGGGCAGGACCTGCCGGTCTTGCTTGTGCAACCACTCTCGCGCAGCGTGGACATCGCGTTGATTTGATCGAGCGTAACGATCGAATTGGTGGTCAATTTAGATTGGCGATGCAGATTCCGGGCAAAGAAGAATTTCGTGAAACCATTCGCTATTTCGCAAACCGCATTGAAGAGACGGGCGTGAACTTGTTGCTTGATACCGAAGCGGATTTAGCCCAGCTCAAAGAGTACGATGAGGTTGTGTTGGCAACGGGCGTAGAGCCGAGAAAAGTCTCGATTGATGGTTTGGAAGGCTCTGAGAAGGTTTTGGATTACCAAACTCTAATTCGAGACAAAACTCCAGTTGGTGACAAAGTTGCAATTATTGGTGCGGGTGGCATCGGTGTCGACGTCGCGAGTATGTTAACAGAGCCTCAAGGTCACAACCTGGATGATTGGTTACATGACTGGGGGATTGATAAAGAGATGGAACAACCTGGCGGCTTATATCCATTTCCTGATTCCGTTGCCGAAAAAACGGTGTGGTTATTACAGCGTAAAAAAGGGCGAGTGGGTAAAGGGCCAGGAAAAACGACCGGTTGGATTCACAAGAGAACGCTTGAAAAACGCGGTGTAAACCTCGTCGGTGGTGTGAGCTATAACAAAGTCGATGGGGAAGGGTTACACATCACACTAAACGGAAAGCAGCAACTCCTTGATGCGGATAAAATTATTGTGTGTGCAGGCCAGGAGTCAGTAAGACCATTTGAGAATCAATGGGATCAACTGGGTGATAAGCTTCACGTGATTGGTGGAGCCGACTATGCGGGCGAGTTAGATGCGGTGAGAGCGATTAAGCAAGGTGTTGAGCTAGCAATCAAGCTTTAG
- a CDS encoding hydratase: MTNAFKQAASELLNRRVAGTKAPRLEESQRPHNVEDALEIQSSMIDLHSDKVGGWKCLLPLADDKFVVAPIFADSIQQGDTCELFADNNAARVEPEIAFVLNKALPANPNGYSEEEINEAIGSCHMALELMQARFADDSGAEFFEKLADCLVNQGMFIGPEIERERAFAAANIDITVSQEGNEQTFAGTHPNSLAQTPIYWLINYMTRRGTDFAAGEAIITGSYCGIVEVEFNKPTTIDYAGIGAYQVTFTAKQ; encoded by the coding sequence ATGACTAACGCATTTAAACAAGCTGCCTCAGAGCTACTTAACCGCCGTGTAGCGGGTACAAAAGCCCCTCGTCTTGAAGAGTCTCAACGCCCTCATAACGTTGAAGACGCTCTAGAGATCCAGTCATCAATGATTGATCTTCACAGCGACAAAGTGGGTGGCTGGAAATGTCTACTTCCGCTTGCTGATGATAAGTTTGTAGTAGCGCCTATCTTTGCTGACAGTATTCAGCAAGGGGACACGTGTGAACTGTTTGCTGACAACAACGCTGCTCGCGTTGAGCCTGAGATTGCTTTCGTTCTTAACAAAGCACTGCCAGCAAATCCAAACGGTTACAGTGAAGAAGAGATCAATGAAGCGATTGGCTCTTGCCACATGGCGCTTGAGCTGATGCAAGCACGCTTTGCTGACGACAGCGGTGCGGAATTTTTTGAAAAACTCGCAGACTGTCTAGTCAATCAAGGTATGTTCATTGGCCCGGAAATCGAGCGTGAAAGAGCGTTCGCCGCAGCGAATATCGATATCACAGTAAGCCAAGAAGGTAACGAGCAAACTTTCGCGGGTACTCACCCAAATTCACTGGCACAAACGCCAATCTACTGGTTAATCAACTACATGACTCGCCGTGGTACTGACTTTGCCGCAGGTGAAGCTATCATCACGGGCTCATACTGTGGCATCGTGGAAGTTGAATTCAACAAACCAACGACCATTGATTATGCAGGTATCGGCGCTTACCAAGTAACGTTCACTGCCAAGCAGTAA
- the purU gene encoding formyltetrahydrofolate deformylase has product MEKKTLLTHCSDAPGLISKITNICYKHQLNIIHNNEFVDNTSGHFFMRTELEGYFNDQTFLADLDQALPDGANRKLVDSSRKKVVILVTKEAHCLGDILMKTYDGSLDVDIAAVVGNYDTLQSLTEKFDIPYHCVSHEGLNRDEHEKKVLEVIEQYQPDYLVLAKYMRVLNPAFVEKYHHKIINIHHSFLPAFIGAKPYQQAYERGVKIIGATAHFVTNDLDEGPIIKQDVIPVDHNFSAKDMAQAGRDVEKNVLSKALNKVLNDHVFVYGNKTVIL; this is encoded by the coding sequence ATGGAAAAGAAAACACTATTAACCCATTGCAGTGACGCACCGGGACTCATCTCAAAGATCACTAATATCTGTTACAAACATCAACTCAATATTATTCATAACAATGAATTTGTTGATAACACCAGCGGTCACTTTTTTATGCGCACCGAACTGGAAGGGTATTTCAACGATCAAACCTTTCTCGCAGACCTCGACCAAGCTCTACCTGATGGCGCGAATCGCAAGCTGGTCGACTCTTCACGTAAAAAAGTGGTGATTCTAGTGACAAAAGAAGCGCACTGTTTAGGTGATATCCTCATGAAGACATACGATGGCAGTCTTGATGTCGACATCGCAGCGGTCGTCGGTAACTACGACACCTTGCAATCACTCACGGAAAAGTTCGACATTCCCTATCACTGTGTGTCGCACGAAGGACTGAATCGCGATGAGCATGAGAAGAAGGTGCTGGAAGTCATTGAACAGTACCAGCCCGACTATTTAGTACTAGCAAAATATATGCGTGTGCTTAACCCTGCATTTGTTGAGAAATACCATCATAAGATCATTAACATCCACCACAGCTTCTTGCCTGCGTTTATTGGTGCAAAGCCTTATCAACAAGCCTATGAGCGCGGCGTGAAGATCATTGGTGCAACCGCTCACTTTGTGACGAATGACCTTGATGAAGGTCCAATCATCAAACAAGACGTTATTCCGGTTGACCATAACTTTAGTGCCAAAGACATGGCACAAGCTGGTCGAGATGTCGAAAAAAATGTCTTGAGCAAAGCGCTAAACAAAGTGCTCAATGATCACGTATTTGTCTACGGAAACAAAACGGTTATCTTGTAG
- a CDS encoding ATP-dependent DNA helicase, whose product MIEKTFSAEGALGKAIPGFQPRQPQLDMAHAAHEAIQKQSQLVVEAGTGTGKTFAYLVPALLSGKKVIISTGSKNLQEQLFHRDLPLMVDALGYFGSVALLKGRANYLCLDRLSRQMVEVHSIQVENDSLSQLIKVRDWSSSTKSGDLGECEDIAEDSPIIPTITSTNDNCLGKECPSYTDCFVLKARKRAMDADVVVVNHHLFLADLAIKETGFGELIPEAEVFIFDEAHQIPDIASQYFGQTVSSRMIHELAKDIEIGYRTEAKDMKQLSKVAEQLVQTAMDLRLNLGDAGFRGNWREAVNSPSISRAISRLNESLDFALEVLKIALGRSQILDAAFERATTIANRIERVCDVSITGYSYWYETTNRHFALHITPLSVADKFYEQIELKQGAWIFTSATLAVNGNFDHFSARLGLKPTKQFSLPSPFDYQNQARLCVPRYLPEPNSPGLANKLVQLLAPVIEHNNGRCFFLCTSHSMMRELAEGFREILSIPVLMQGETTKQKTLAEFMELGNALLVATGAFWEGIDVRGDALSCVIIDKLPFTAPDDPLLKARIEDCRLKGGDPFSDVQIPDAVITLKQGVGRLIRDKKDRGALILCDNRMVTRDYGGVFLSSLPPIPRTRDLNIITDFLTVERTQD is encoded by the coding sequence ATGATTGAAAAGACCTTTTCTGCCGAAGGCGCGTTAGGTAAAGCCATTCCTGGCTTCCAACCGCGTCAACCTCAGCTCGATATGGCCCATGCTGCTCATGAAGCAATTCAAAAGCAGAGTCAACTGGTGGTTGAGGCTGGAACGGGGACGGGCAAAACCTTCGCCTACTTAGTACCTGCCCTACTAAGTGGTAAGAAAGTCATCATCAGTACAGGGTCTAAAAATCTTCAAGAGCAGCTATTTCACCGAGACTTGCCTTTGATGGTGGATGCGTTGGGCTATTTTGGCTCTGTCGCATTGCTTAAAGGTCGCGCCAACTACCTGTGCTTAGATCGACTTAGCCGTCAGATGGTAGAAGTGCACAGTATTCAAGTGGAAAATGACTCGCTGAGTCAGCTCATTAAAGTCAGAGACTGGTCTTCTTCCACAAAAAGCGGTGACTTAGGTGAGTGCGAAGATATTGCAGAAGACAGTCCGATCATTCCCACCATTACCTCAACCAACGATAACTGTTTAGGCAAAGAGTGTCCGAGTTATACAGATTGCTTTGTCTTAAAAGCGCGTAAACGCGCAATGGACGCCGATGTCGTCGTGGTGAATCATCATCTATTTCTTGCAGATTTAGCCATCAAAGAGACGGGGTTTGGCGAGCTAATTCCCGAGGCGGAAGTGTTCATTTTCGATGAGGCACATCAGATCCCAGATATTGCCAGCCAATACTTTGGGCAAACCGTATCGAGTCGAATGATCCATGAGCTCGCCAAAGATATCGAAATTGGCTATCGCACCGAAGCTAAAGATATGAAACAGCTCAGCAAAGTTGCAGAGCAGTTGGTACAAACCGCGATGGATTTACGCCTTAACCTGGGTGACGCTGGCTTTCGTGGCAACTGGCGTGAGGCGGTTAATTCACCGTCAATCAGTCGAGCTATTTCTCGTCTCAATGAGTCGCTTGATTTTGCACTAGAGGTGCTCAAAATAGCGCTTGGACGCAGCCAAATTCTCGATGCCGCGTTTGAACGAGCCACAACCATCGCCAACCGTATTGAACGTGTGTGTGATGTGTCCATTACCGGGTATAGCTATTGGTATGAAACAACCAATCGCCACTTTGCTTTGCATATCACCCCTTTATCGGTGGCGGATAAGTTCTACGAGCAGATTGAACTCAAGCAAGGGGCCTGGATTTTCACTTCAGCGACACTTGCGGTGAACGGCAACTTTGACCATTTCTCAGCCCGGTTGGGTCTAAAACCCACGAAACAGTTTTCTTTGCCAAGTCCTTTTGACTATCAGAATCAAGCGCGTCTGTGTGTACCTCGCTATTTGCCAGAGCCTAACAGCCCTGGTCTTGCGAATAAGTTAGTGCAACTGCTAGCCCCAGTGATAGAACACAATAATGGACGCTGTTTTTTCTTGTGTACGTCCCACTCTATGATGCGTGAATTGGCGGAAGGCTTTCGCGAGATTCTATCGATTCCGGTTTTAATGCAAGGTGAAACCACTAAACAGAAAACGTTGGCGGAGTTCATGGAGCTTGGCAACGCTTTGTTGGTTGCGACTGGGGCGTTTTGGGAAGGGATAGATGTTAGGGGGGATGCGCTGAGCTGTGTTATTATTGATAAATTACCCTTTACAGCACCGGATGACCCGCTGCTTAAAGCACGAATTGAAGATTGCCGCCTGAAGGGAGGCGATCCATTTAGTGACGTTCAGATACCGGATGCGGTGATCACCCTTAAACAAGGGGTTGGACGTCTTATTCGAGATAAAAAAGATCGCGGTGCGTTGATCTTGTGTGACAATCGTATGGTCACTCGTGATTATGGTGGTGTCTTTCTTTCAAGTTTGCCGCCCATACCTCGCACGCGTGATCTGAATATCATCACGGATTTTTTAACCGTTGAACGAACCCAAGATTAG
- the tsaB gene encoding tRNA (adenosine(37)-N6)-threonylcarbamoyltransferase complex dimerization subunit type 1 TsaB, which yields MSVKILAVDTATENCSVALLVGDKVYSRSEVAPRDHTKKVLPMVDEVLKEAGLTLTDLDALAFGRGPGSFTGVRIGIGIAQGLGFGADLPMIGISTLKAMAQANYRLHGKEQVIAAIDARMSEVYLGQYQRLESGDWIAVVSECVIPPQEVGQLLDASPLAWTTAGTGWGAYEDGLSSISLNLEAGDVLYPDAQDMVILAKYELEQGNTVEAEQASPVYLRDKVAWKKLPGRE from the coding sequence ATGAGCGTTAAAATACTTGCTGTAGATACAGCCACTGAAAACTGTTCGGTAGCCCTACTTGTTGGTGACAAGGTATATAGCCGCAGCGAGGTAGCACCTCGTGATCACACCAAGAAGGTCTTGCCTATGGTTGATGAAGTGCTGAAAGAAGCAGGCTTAACACTAACAGACTTAGATGCCCTCGCATTTGGTCGCGGTCCCGGCAGCTTTACGGGTGTGCGCATCGGTATCGGTATCGCACAAGGCCTAGGTTTTGGTGCTGATCTACCCATGATCGGTATCTCCACACTCAAAGCAATGGCTCAAGCGAACTATCGCTTGCACGGTAAAGAGCAAGTCATTGCCGCCATAGATGCTCGCATGAGCGAAGTCTATTTAGGTCAATATCAGCGTTTAGAGAGTGGCGATTGGATTGCTGTTGTGTCGGAGTGTGTGATTCCACCACAAGAGGTGGGGCAGCTTCTTGACGCTTCGCCGTTAGCATGGACGACGGCAGGTACAGGCTGGGGCGCATACGAAGACGGTTTAAGTTCAATCTCTCTGAACCTAGAAGCGGGAGATGTCCTTTACCCAGATGCTCAAGACATGGTTATTCTTGCGAAATATGAACTTGAGCAGGGTAATACGGTCGAAGCCGAGCAGGCGAGCCCAGTTTATCTGCGTGATAAAGTCGCGTGGAAAAAACTGCCGGGTCGTGAATAA
- a CDS encoding chromosome partitioning protein ParA, giving the protein MVSIGGLPPSSIPNNRRIDKAKNNKQVQKSQGKTAVGQPTKVANAVSHSIRDINESDLHRARVQYDLPEGRGRKAMEEYMNVMNQARRDELSQMLGVDVYI; this is encoded by the coding sequence ATGGTTTCCATTGGTGGTTTACCCCCTTCGTCGATACCCAACAATCGTCGAATTGATAAGGCTAAGAACAATAAGCAAGTTCAGAAGTCTCAAGGTAAGACAGCGGTTGGTCAACCTACGAAAGTGGCCAATGCGGTTTCTCACTCTATTCGTGATATTAACGAGTCTGACTTACATCGTGCTCGTGTTCAGTATGACTTACCTGAGGGGCGTGGCCGCAAAGCGATGGAAGAGTACATGAATGTGATGAACCAAGCTCGCCGCGACGAGCTGTCTCAAATGCTAGGTGTCGATGTTTATATTTAG
- a CDS encoding alpha/beta fold hydrolase: MSFSVEEANVSLDWGDLAYRDYQPVASKSVEQTIVFLHGWLDNSASFDSVITELMQLQPNTRYIAVDLPGHGWSDHKLLGQSYGFHEYLDDISQLLSKLSANRCLIVGHSLGALLASCYSAAFPELVVGLVQIEGFMPMAESAENHPQRIRNAIVSRQRIRQKSLKSMASFEVALAKRTRANQLAYELITPIVQRGTVEREGRCFWRHDRRLLAESIYRMSPEHAQAIVENIYCPWTLILGSQGYQTLKSQWMSYLANDQVVTIDGGHHCHLEQPKQVAHIISGLVNKI; encoded by the coding sequence GTGTCGTTTAGTGTTGAAGAGGCAAATGTATCCCTTGATTGGGGCGATTTGGCTTATCGCGATTACCAACCTGTTGCTTCAAAGAGCGTTGAGCAAACCATTGTGTTCCTGCATGGTTGGTTAGATAACTCAGCAAGTTTTGATTCAGTCATCACTGAGTTGATGCAATTACAGCCAAATACTCGCTACATCGCTGTTGATCTGCCCGGTCATGGCTGGTCAGACCATAAATTATTAGGGCAAAGCTATGGATTTCATGAATACTTAGACGATATTTCGCAACTATTGTCTAAGTTATCAGCAAATAGGTGTTTGATTGTAGGGCATTCTCTTGGTGCTTTGCTTGCAAGTTGCTATAGTGCCGCCTTTCCTGAGCTCGTGGTTGGTTTGGTTCAAATTGAAGGTTTCATGCCAATGGCTGAATCGGCAGAAAATCACCCACAGCGCATTCGTAATGCCATCGTCAGTCGACAGCGTATTCGCCAAAAGTCTTTAAAGAGTATGGCAAGTTTTGAGGTCGCGCTAGCGAAGCGCACCCGAGCAAATCAGTTAGCTTATGAACTTATCACGCCCATTGTACAGCGCGGTACGGTTGAGCGAGAGGGGCGCTGTTTTTGGCGACATGATAGACGCTTACTCGCGGAATCGATTTATCGGATGTCTCCCGAACATGCTCAGGCAATAGTAGAGAACATATACTGTCCGTGGACGTTAATTTTAGGAAGTCAGGGTTATCAAACGCTCAAATCTCAATGGATGAGTTATCTAGCAAACGATCAGGTAGTGACAATAGACGGCGGGCACCATTGCCATTTAGAACAACCTAAGCAGGTTGCGCACATAATTAGTGGCTTAGTTAACAAAATTTAA